A single region of the Geobacillus subterraneus genome encodes:
- a CDS encoding L,D-transpeptidase family protein: MYAHIVKRGETIASIARDYRTSVEALLRANGLTAASVIFPGQGIVIPHLPPKGSIPYTIHISISRRQLTLKHQGRTIRTYPVGVGKMVTATPVGDFVIVNRQPNPGGPFGAMWLSLSKLHYGIHGTNDPSSIGKYVSKGCIRMHNKDVLELASIVPNGTEVFIRP, from the coding sequence ATGTACGCACATATCGTCAAACGTGGGGAAACGATCGCTTCCATCGCCCGCGACTACCGTACATCTGTTGAGGCGCTCCTTCGCGCCAATGGGTTGACCGCCGCGTCCGTCATCTTCCCTGGCCAAGGGATCGTCATCCCCCACCTTCCGCCGAAAGGATCGATTCCGTACACGATCCACATTTCGATCAGCCGCCGCCAGCTGACGTTAAAACACCAAGGGCGGACGATCCGCACGTATCCCGTCGGCGTCGGGAAAATGGTCACCGCCACCCCCGTCGGCGACTTTGTCATCGTCAACCGCCAGCCAAACCCAGGCGGGCCGTTCGGCGCGATGTGGCTCAGCTTATCCAAACTCCATTACGGCATCCACGGCACGAACGACCCGTCCTCGATCGGCAAATACGTATCCAAAGGCTGCATCCGCATGCATAATAAAGACGTGCTCGAACTCGCCTCCATCGTTCCGAACGGAACGGAAGTGTTTATCCGGCCGTGA
- a CDS encoding DMT family transporter, producing the protein MKRSFIYVLLVGIMVAWGLNVTALKVLVEHFSPVALTALRILTAGLVVLLFLWGIGKLERVSWNEAKQIGLAALFSVVAHHFFLALGIARTTAVNAGLVLGLVPLVTALLAIVFLGQRPTLFRLLGIALGFFGVVFVVASGDGGLGHLSIGDVYVFLAVLAQGISFIMIKKATVEARVMTGWMLVFGSLWLFVLSLVLEPSGLSSLKEGTLPLWLIFLASAVVATALGHMFYNQAVQHLGPAESAVFINLNPFFSLLGAHWLLGEPISWMQLAGFLFIVAGVMFGSGGMDDVIARFRRAKVAAGGRKVGMW; encoded by the coding sequence ATGAAGAGATCATTCATTTATGTGTTGCTTGTCGGGATCATGGTCGCCTGGGGGCTGAATGTGACGGCGTTGAAAGTTTTGGTGGAGCATTTTTCGCCCGTCGCGTTGACGGCGCTGCGCATTCTAACGGCCGGGTTGGTCGTGCTTTTGTTTTTATGGGGGATCGGCAAGCTGGAACGAGTCAGTTGGAATGAGGCGAAACAGATTGGTTTGGCTGCATTGTTCAGCGTGGTGGCCCATCACTTCTTTTTAGCGTTGGGAATTGCGAGGACGACAGCGGTGAATGCGGGTCTTGTGCTAGGGCTTGTGCCGCTTGTGACGGCGCTGTTGGCGATCGTGTTTTTAGGCCAGCGGCCGACGTTGTTTCGTTTGCTTGGCATCGCGCTTGGGTTTTTTGGCGTCGTGTTTGTTGTGGCGAGCGGCGACGGGGGCCTTGGCCATTTGTCCATTGGGGATGTGTACGTCTTTTTGGCTGTTTTGGCGCAAGGGATCAGCTTCATTATGATCAAAAAGGCGACGGTCGAGGCGCGGGTGATGACAGGGTGGATGCTCGTCTTCGGGTCGCTTTGGCTGTTTGTCTTAAGCCTCGTGCTCGAGCCGAGCGGCCTATCGAGTTTGAAAGAGGGTACGTTGCCGCTTTGGCTCATTTTCCTTGCTTCGGCTGTCGTGGCGACGGCGCTTGGCCATATGTTTTATAACCAGGCTGTTCAACATCTTGGCCCCGCTGAGTCGGCGGTGTTCATCAACCTCAATCCGTTTTTTTCGCTTCTTGGGGCGCATTGGTTGCTTGGTGAGCCGATTTCATGGATGCAGCTGGCTGGTTTTCTCTTCATCGTCGCGGGCGTGATGTTCGGCAGCGGGGGGATGGATGACGTCATCGCCCGTTTCCGCCGGGCGAAAGTTGCGGCTGGGGGAAGGAAGGTGGGGATGTGGTAG
- a CDS encoding Rpn family recombination-promoting nuclease/putative transposase → MAIDHDRLFKELLQTFFEEFVLLFFPDMHEHIDFNHLSFLSEELFTDVTAGEKYHVDLLVETKFKGKDGLIIVHVENQAYVQSSFPERMFLYFSRLFEKYRTPIIPIAVFSYDAIRDEPSSFTLSFPFGDVLDFRFFHVELRKQNWRQFIRTDNPVAAALLSKMGYTESERVELKKQFLRMLVRLELDEARQRLLTGFFETYVKLSDEEEQQLRSEVEQMETKEKERVLELIISYEQKGKIQGRKEGREEGRKEGAEQEKRHIAKRMLMKGFDAQTIHELTGLPVTEIEEMKQSGFK, encoded by the coding sequence ATGGCGATCGATCACGACCGGTTGTTCAAGGAGTTGTTGCAGACGTTTTTTGAGGAATTTGTGCTTCTCTTCTTTCCGGATATGCACGAGCATATTGATTTCAACCATTTGTCGTTTTTGTCCGAAGAGCTGTTTACGGACGTAACGGCTGGGGAGAAGTACCACGTTGACCTGCTCGTCGAGACGAAGTTCAAAGGAAAAGACGGATTGATCATTGTTCACGTAGAAAACCAAGCGTACGTTCAATCGTCATTTCCAGAAAGAATGTTTCTTTACTTCAGCCGCTTGTTTGAAAAATACCGCACTCCGATCATTCCGATTGCCGTCTTCAGCTATGATGCCATCCGAGATGAACCCTCTTCGTTCACGCTCTCCTTTCCGTTTGGCGATGTGCTTGACTTTCGCTTTTTCCATGTGGAGTTGCGCAAGCAAAACTGGCGCCAATTCATCCGCACCGACAACCCGGTGGCGGCTGCGCTGCTTAGCAAAATGGGGTATACTGAAAGTGAACGAGTGGAACTGAAAAAGCAATTTTTGCGCATGTTGGTGCGTCTTGAGCTAGACGAGGCAAGACAGCGTTTGTTGACGGGCTTTTTTGAAACGTATGTGAAGCTGTCCGATGAAGAAGAACAACAGCTTCGAAGCGAGGTGGAACAAATGGAGACGAAAGAAAAAGAACGCGTGCTGGAATTGATCATTTCGTACGAGCAAAAGGGAAAAATTCAAGGCCGAAAGGAAGGACGGGAGGAAGGGCGCAAAGAGGGAGCGGAACAAGAAAAACGGCACATTGCGAAACGGATGTTGATGAAAGGGTTTGATGCGCAGACGATTCACGAACTGACCGGATTGCCTGTGACGGAGATTGAGGAAATGAAACAAAGCGGCTTCAAGTGA
- a CDS encoding aminoglycoside adenylyltransferase domain-containing protein yields MAYNWVTCPSDIRNFVFRILSETKEIVKQDFIGFYIHGSLAMGGFNPNSSDIDILVITSKSMTIENKRKLAKLFLSCSNNPFPVEISFLNEEQLKNWRHPCPFDFHYSEFWRERYEDDLVTGSYQYLNGDIKTDADLAAHLTITTNRGVCVEGKPIEEVFPSIPRSHYISSIMGDFQDCLENIEEDPIYCTLNLIRVFWYLKEGIISSKLEAGNWALLTFPREIKNTIKKVVNSYANEHDTYDFERDELLILKNYISSNVQELLS; encoded by the coding sequence ATGGCTTATAATTGGGTAACGTGCCCATCTGATATAAGAAATTTTGTTTTTCGTATTTTAAGTGAGACTAAAGAAATAGTAAAGCAAGATTTTATTGGTTTTTACATTCACGGTTCTTTAGCAATGGGAGGCTTTAATCCGAATAGTAGTGATATTGATATTTTGGTTATTACGAGTAAATCAATGACAATAGAAAACAAAAGGAAATTAGCAAAATTATTTCTATCTTGTTCAAATAATCCATTTCCAGTTGAAATAAGTTTTCTGAACGAAGAACAATTAAAGAATTGGAGACATCCTTGCCCGTTTGATTTTCATTACAGTGAATTTTGGAGGGAACGTTATGAGGATGATTTGGTAACAGGGTCATATCAATATTTAAACGGAGATATTAAGACTGATGCTGACTTAGCTGCACATTTGACCATAACAACTAATCGAGGAGTTTGTGTAGAAGGAAAACCTATAGAGGAGGTTTTCCCTTCGATTCCACGTTCGCATTATATATCTTCAATTATGGGGGATTTCCAAGATTGTTTGGAAAATATCGAAGAGGACCCTATTTATTGTACGTTAAATTTAATTAGAGTTTTTTGGTATCTAAAAGAAGGAATTATTTCTTCAAAGCTAGAAGCAGGTAACTGGGCACTATTAACATTTCCAAGAGAAATAAAAAATACCATAAAAAAAGTGGTTAATAGTTATGCGAATGAACATGATACTTATGATTTTGAGAGAGATGAACTTTTGATATTAAAAAATTATATTTCGAGTAATGTCCAAGAGTTATTAAGCTAA
- a CDS encoding IS4 family transposase: MNKHTTLPNLMQKLVSDEEIQRIAEAVGDRDSSRTFTLRELIHFFLLAAMHQWKSFRHGADVGPLYGLPRFHYSTVSKKAKDVPYDIMKRLLALIISKCNRQTRRSLRFPKPLRVVDSTTVTVGKNRLPWAPYHGERAGVKLHVAYSPESSLPADVVETIGLRHDGPVGEQLTNAQQVLVEDRAYFKIERLDRFVEQHQLFVIRMKDNIELHQKKSLKRLSSTSSSVQADLTCQLGTKQCRSTKRHRVVIFRDANGRDIRVVTNLFHASAETIADMYQQRWTVEVFFRWVKQYLNVPTLFGTTENAVYNQLFAAFIAYVLLRWLYDQTKKQTNVSLSFISFVRRFFSGQLPLDWKSGMAAALFEYAQIYGRRMYNFG, encoded by the coding sequence ATGAACAAGCATACCACACTCCCGAATTTGATGCAAAAACTTGTTTCGGATGAAGAGATTCAACGGATTGCCGAAGCGGTTGGGGATCGTGATTCGTCTCGAACCTTTACGTTGCGCGAGTTGATTCACTTCTTCCTGCTGGCCGCCATGCATCAATGGAAAAGCTTTCGCCACGGAGCCGATGTGGGGCCTCTGTATGGATTGCCGCGATTCCATTATTCCACAGTATCCAAGAAAGCGAAAGACGTTCCCTATGACATCATGAAACGCTTGTTGGCGTTGATCATTTCCAAGTGCAACCGCCAAACCCGCCGTTCGCTTCGGTTTCCCAAACCGCTTCGGGTGGTGGATTCGACGACCGTCACGGTCGGGAAAAACCGCCTGCCATGGGCGCCGTATCACGGCGAACGCGCCGGAGTGAAGCTGCACGTCGCGTATTCGCCGGAATCCTCGCTGCCGGCAGACGTGGTGGAAACCATCGGACTGCGTCATGATGGCCCGGTGGGAGAACAGTTGACGAACGCTCAACAAGTGCTGGTGGAAGACCGGGCGTATTTCAAAATCGAACGCCTCGATCGATTTGTGGAGCAGCATCAGCTCTTTGTCATTCGGATGAAGGACAACATCGAACTTCATCAGAAAAAAAGCTTGAAACGCCTTTCCAGCACATCCTCATCGGTTCAAGCCGACCTCACGTGCCAGTTGGGGACGAAACAATGCCGCTCCACCAAGCGTCACCGGGTGGTGATCTTTCGAGATGCGAATGGCCGCGACATTCGGGTCGTGACGAATCTCTTCCATGCGTCTGCGGAAACCATTGCCGACATGTACCAACAACGTTGGACTGTTGAGGTCTTTTTCCGTTGGGTGAAGCAATATCTGAATGTCCCGACCTTGTTTGGCACGACGGAAAATGCGGTATACAACCAACTGTTTGCGGCGTTCATCGCGTATGTGTTGCTGCGATGGCTGTATGATCAAACCAAAAAACAGACGAATGTCTCTCTTTCCTTCATTTCGTTCGTTCGCCGTTTTTTCTCTGGGCAGCTTCCTCTCGATTGGAAATCCGGGATGGCCGCTGCTTTGTTTGAGTATGCCCAAATTTATGGAAGGCGTATGTATAATTTTGGATAA
- a CDS encoding MTP-1 family protein, whose translation MQTRTPTMKTCQTLLEEFQRAPQPLKAEKLVFAGVGERDVYNISAPFEDDGEWVIAGRVEERDSEQSEVYFFVEREGTWVPREGAPVFALQDPFISRVHGHLVFGGVETFPHPVLHGKLYWRTVFYRGETINQLMHFLTGPDGMKDIRLVELRDGSVGVFTRPQGKKGGRGKIGFTRVGSLDELTVEAIENAPLIDGQFADEEWGGANEVHLLGNGFVGVLGHIACFDQERNRHYYPMVFSFNPDTGEASEMELIAARSHFLDGPAKRPDLADVVFSGGLIRKEDGTADFYAGTSDAEAQKLTIVDPFSKYERQG comes from the coding sequence ATGCAGACAAGGACGCCGACGATGAAAACATGCCAGACACTGCTTGAGGAATTTCAGCGTGCACCGCAGCCGCTCAAGGCTGAGAAGCTCGTGTTTGCCGGTGTCGGTGAGCGGGATGTGTACAACATTTCCGCGCCGTTTGAAGACGATGGCGAGTGGGTGATCGCCGGACGGGTGGAAGAGAGGGACAGCGAGCAATCGGAAGTCTACTTTTTTGTCGAACGAGAGGGAACATGGGTGCCGCGGGAAGGAGCGCCGGTGTTTGCGCTGCAAGATCCGTTTATTTCGCGTGTGCACGGGCATCTCGTGTTTGGCGGCGTGGAGACGTTTCCTCATCCTGTGCTTCACGGGAAGTTATATTGGCGGACCGTGTTTTACCGCGGGGAAACGATTAATCAATTGATGCATTTTCTTACTGGGCCTGATGGAATGAAGGATATTCGGCTTGTTGAATTGCGGGATGGATCGGTCGGGGTTTTCACCCGTCCGCAAGGGAAAAAAGGCGGTCGCGGAAAAATTGGGTTCACCCGCGTCGGCTCGCTCGATGAGTTGACGGTGGAGGCGATTGAGAATGCCCCATTGATTGACGGCCAATTTGCCGATGAAGAATGGGGAGGCGCCAACGAAGTGCATTTGCTTGGCAATGGGTTCGTCGGCGTCTTGGGCCATATCGCTTGTTTCGATCAGGAACGGAACCGCCATTATTACCCGATGGTGTTTTCGTTCAATCCAGATACTGGGGAAGCGTCGGAAATGGAGTTGATCGCCGCAAGGTCGCATTTCCTTGATGGGCCGGCGAAACGCCCTGATTTGGCGGATGTGGTGTTTAGCGGTGGACTGATTCGCAAAGAGGATGGCACGGCCGATTTTTATGCTGGAACCAGTGATGCGGAAGCGCAAAAACTAACGATTGTTGATCCATTTTCGAAATACGAAAGGCAGGGATGA
- a CDS encoding glycoside hydrolase family 130 protein, with protein sequence MHLYRYEENPLITPNDVPPYHDGFEVIGAFNAGVAMFQGEVLLLLRVAERPVSDDPNVVKAPVWNPRTGKVDVYAFRKDDPRYDFSDPRVIKEAGTERFLYLTSLSYLRLARSQDGRRFTIDERPFIYPSNELETFGVEDPRITCIDGTYYIYFSAVSPKGVGEAMVSTTDFRTVVHHGMIFAPENKDVLIFPEKINGKYYALHRPVPRSNGRPEVWIAESDNLRYWGNHRFLFGLREGKWDSARIGGGAVPIKTERGWLELYHGASDDHRYCMGAVLLDLNDPSKVLARSEQPLVEPEADYEVNGFFGRVVFSCGALVDGDVVKMYYGAADTSMACVELRLSDIFASLGKG encoded by the coding sequence ATGCATCTTTACCGTTATGAAGAAAACCCGCTGATTACACCGAACGATGTGCCGCCGTATCATGACGGATTTGAAGTGATCGGGGCGTTTAACGCCGGGGTGGCGATGTTCCAAGGGGAGGTGTTGCTGCTGCTGCGGGTGGCGGAGCGGCCGGTTTCGGATGACCCGAACGTGGTGAAGGCGCCGGTGTGGAATCCGCGGACGGGGAAGGTCGATGTGTACGCGTTCCGCAAAGACGACCCGCGCTATGACTTTTCCGACCCGAGAGTCATTAAAGAGGCAGGGACGGAGCGGTTTTTGTATTTGACATCGCTCTCCTATTTGCGCCTCGCCCGCAGTCAAGACGGGCGGCGGTTTACGATTGACGAGCGGCCGTTTATTTATCCTTCGAATGAATTAGAGACATTCGGGGTGGAAGATCCGCGCATTACGTGCATTGACGGGACGTACTACATTTATTTTAGCGCCGTGTCGCCCAAAGGGGTCGGCGAGGCGATGGTGTCGACGACCGATTTTCGGACGGTTGTGCATCACGGGATGATTTTTGCGCCGGAAAACAAAGATGTGCTCATTTTTCCGGAGAAGATCAACGGCAAATATTACGCCCTTCACCGCCCGGTGCCAAGAAGCAACGGCCGACCTGAGGTGTGGATCGCGGAGTCGGACAATTTGCGCTACTGGGGGAACCACCGCTTTTTGTTCGGCTTGCGGGAAGGGAAATGGGACAGCGCCCGCATCGGCGGCGGAGCGGTGCCGATCAAAACGGAGCGCGGCTGGCTTGAGTTGTACCACGGCGCATCGGATGACCACCGCTATTGCATGGGGGCGGTGCTGCTCGATTTGAACGACCCATCCAAAGTTCTCGCCCGCTCGGAGCAGCCGCTTGTCGAGCCGGAAGCGGATTACGAAGTGAACGGCTTTTTCGGCCGCGTTGTTTTTTCATGTGGGGCGCTCGTTGACGGCGATGTCGTGAAAATGTATTACGGTGCCGCCGATACGTCGATGGCGTGTGTGGAACTGCGGCTTAGCGATATTTTCGCTTCGCTCGGCAAGGGATGA
- a CDS encoding TrkH family potassium uptake protein codes for MAIKRSLWLKLSTIQLIILFYLVAVAVSTVLLWLPIVHQPGVELHWIDALFTAASAISVTGLTVVSIPETFNTFGIVLLIVMMQVGGVGLMMLSTFIWLLVGKKIGFRERQLIMTDQNRLALSGLVKLTRDIFFLILAIEAVGALILGVYFLRYFPTWPEALLQAVFASVSATTNAGFDITGQSLIPFAGDYFVQVIHIILIILGAIGFPVLIEVKEFLFARDRGRYRFSLFTKLTTVTFFALVFFGTVAIYALEWSHFFAGKPWHRSLFYALFQSVSSRSGGLATMDMNEFSEPTLLLLSAMMFIGASPSSVGGGIRTTTLAVILLTVWHYAKGRSAVKVFGREIHEEDILKSFVVFIGALFLCFAAVLALSVSESSLPVVMLLFEVCSAFGTTGLSLGITSELSPFGKMVLVVVMFIGRVGIISFLWLIRGRAVKDSYHYPKERVIIG; via the coding sequence ATGGCAATAAAACGTTCATTATGGTTGAAGCTGTCAACGATTCAGTTGATCATTCTGTTTTATTTAGTGGCGGTCGCGGTGTCGACGGTGCTGTTATGGCTGCCGATTGTACATCAGCCGGGAGTGGAGCTTCACTGGATTGATGCGCTGTTTACGGCGGCGAGCGCCATTAGTGTGACCGGGTTGACGGTTGTGTCGATTCCGGAGACGTTTAATACGTTTGGGATTGTTTTGTTGATTGTGATGATGCAGGTGGGCGGCGTAGGGTTAATGATGCTTAGTACGTTCATTTGGCTGTTAGTTGGCAAAAAAATCGGGTTTCGTGAGCGGCAGCTGATCATGACCGATCAAAACCGTCTTGCGCTCTCAGGGCTCGTGAAGCTCACGCGGGACATCTTTTTCTTGATTCTGGCCATTGAAGCGGTCGGTGCGCTGATTTTGGGCGTGTATTTTTTGCGTTATTTTCCGACGTGGCCGGAGGCGCTTTTGCAGGCGGTGTTTGCGTCGGTCAGTGCCACGACGAACGCTGGATTTGATATTACCGGCCAGTCGCTGATTCCGTTCGCCGGTGATTATTTCGTGCAAGTCATCCATATCATTCTGATCATTCTAGGCGCGATTGGCTTTCCTGTGCTCATTGAGGTGAAGGAGTTTTTGTTTGCGCGCGACCGAGGGCGCTACCGGTTTTCGCTGTTTACGAAGTTGACGACGGTGACGTTTTTTGCCCTCGTCTTCTTTGGCACGGTGGCGATTTATGCGCTTGAATGGAGCCATTTTTTCGCTGGAAAGCCGTGGCACCGGTCGCTCTTTTACGCCTTGTTTCAGTCGGTGTCATCGCGCAGCGGCGGTCTGGCGACGATGGATATGAACGAGTTTTCCGAACCGACGTTATTGCTTTTGAGCGCGATGATGTTTATCGGTGCTTCCCCGAGCAGCGTTGGCGGGGGCATCCGGACGACGACGTTGGCGGTGATTTTGTTAACGGTTTGGCATTATGCGAAAGGGCGCTCAGCGGTCAAAGTGTTCGGGCGTGAAATTCATGAGGAAGATATTTTAAAATCGTTTGTCGTCTTTATCGGCGCGCTGTTCCTTTGTTTTGCGGCGGTTCTTGCGCTTTCCGTCTCGGAATCGTCCCTTCCTGTCGTCATGCTTTTGTTTGAAGTATGTTCAGCGTTTGGGACGACCGGGCTGTCGCTCGGCATTACCTCTGAGCTCAGCCCGTTTGGCAAGATGGTGTTGGTGGTCGTTATGTTCATCGGCCGGGTCGGCATCATTTCGTTTTTATGGCTCATCCGCGGCCGGGCGGTGAAAGATAGTTACCATTACCCGAAAGAACGAGTCATTATCGGTTAG
- the galU gene encoding UTP--glucose-1-phosphate uridylyltransferase GalU: MKKVRKAIIPAAGLGTRFLPATKAMPKEMLPIVDKPTIQYIVEEAMASGIEDIIIVTGKGKRAIEDHFDYAFELEQLLKQKGKLDLLEKVKEPSKVDIHYIRQKEPKGLGHAVWCARNFIGDEPFAVLLGDDIVQAEKPCLKQLIEQYEQTFSSVIGVKRVPEEETHRYGIIDPLEQQGRRYQVRRFVEKPAPGTAPSNLAIVGRYVLTPEIFLFLEKQEVGAGGEIQLTDAIGRLNEIQRVFAYEFEGKRYDVGEKLGFIETTIEFALQNEELRDDLLSFLEQIVAKEKR; this comes from the coding sequence ATGAAAAAAGTGCGCAAAGCGATCATTCCGGCAGCGGGCCTTGGGACGCGGTTTTTGCCGGCGACAAAGGCGATGCCAAAGGAGATGCTTCCGATTGTCGATAAGCCGACGATTCAATATATTGTGGAAGAGGCGATGGCATCCGGCATTGAGGACATTATCATCGTCACCGGGAAAGGGAAGCGGGCGATTGAAGACCATTTTGACTACGCGTTTGAGCTCGAGCAGCTGCTGAAGCAAAAAGGAAAATTGGACTTGCTTGAGAAAGTAAAAGAGCCATCCAAAGTGGACATCCACTACATTCGCCAAAAAGAGCCAAAAGGGCTGGGGCATGCCGTTTGGTGCGCGCGCAATTTCATCGGGGACGAGCCGTTTGCGGTGTTGTTGGGCGATGATATCGTCCAAGCGGAAAAACCTTGTTTAAAACAGCTCATTGAGCAGTATGAACAAACGTTCAGCTCGGTGATCGGCGTCAAGCGCGTGCCGGAGGAAGAAACGCATCGCTACGGGATCATCGACCCGCTCGAGCAGCAAGGCCGGCGCTACCAAGTGCGCCGCTTTGTCGAAAAACCCGCTCCGGGCACAGCGCCGTCGAACCTCGCGATCGTCGGGCGGTACGTGTTGACGCCGGAAATTTTCTTGTTTTTGGAGAAGCAGGAGGTCGGCGCAGGCGGGGAGATTCAGCTCACCGATGCGATCGGGCGGTTGAATGAAATTCAGCGTGTCTTTGCCTACGAGTTTGAAGGAAAACGGTACGATGTCGGGGAGAAGCTCGGCTTTATCGAAACGACGATTGAGTTTGCCTTGCAAAACGAGGAGCTGCGGGATGACTTGCTTTCGTTTTTGGAGCAGATTGTGGCGAAGGAGAAGCGGTGA
- a CDS encoding AAA family ATPase has translation MARIRIEHFGPVGLFDEEITDVTILIGPQASGKSTISKLIFFFRSIPDEWVNYLLSSRQTDEHSPFFEFNKYLRRKFVGYFGTTKHMRPFHIRYEYSDGKFVRLDLKDGYVQIHFSDSLKKGILETFKHVIQLKKETQYQERLLTDFWNVSSWKARQQSVVETIKTSIDEVFGDSKTSIFIPAGRSLVATLSDQLQDINPRQLDVLTEQFIERINLLKKAFSQSFEEIVEDRKKFSTEKIDFEAIRFAIDIIERVMKGKYMFSDQGEKIFFNEREYTKLKFSSSGQQEVVWILLLIFTVILERRRVFMVIEEPEAHLYPSAQKEMVALFALLLNATDNTLVITTHSPYILSAFNIYLYAAKIGEKLDRRAEPIVDRKLRLSPERLKAYMLESEGGRFRYRSIIDDELRLIQAEAIDEASSAINRVLDELMEAEEEGE, from the coding sequence ATGGCTCGCATTCGCATTGAGCATTTTGGGCCAGTGGGGCTGTTTGATGAGGAGATTACCGATGTAACGATTTTGATTGGTCCTCAAGCGAGCGGAAAAAGTACGATTAGCAAACTGATTTTTTTCTTCCGCTCTATTCCGGATGAATGGGTAAATTATTTGCTTTCGTCCCGACAAACGGATGAGCACAGCCCGTTTTTTGAGTTCAATAAATATCTTAGGAGAAAATTTGTCGGCTACTTTGGAACGACAAAACATATGAGACCGTTTCACATTCGTTATGAATATAGTGACGGAAAATTTGTGCGTCTTGACTTAAAAGATGGTTATGTGCAAATCCACTTTAGCGATTCCTTGAAAAAGGGGATTTTAGAGACGTTCAAGCACGTTATTCAGTTGAAAAAAGAGACGCAATATCAAGAGCGGCTGTTGACTGATTTTTGGAATGTCTCATCTTGGAAAGCGCGGCAACAAAGTGTTGTAGAAACAATTAAAACGTCTATTGATGAAGTATTTGGCGATTCGAAAACATCGATCTTCATTCCGGCAGGCAGAAGTTTAGTCGCGACGTTGTCCGATCAGCTGCAAGATATTAACCCACGGCAACTCGATGTCTTGACAGAACAGTTTATCGAACGAATTAACTTGCTAAAGAAGGCGTTTTCGCAATCGTTTGAGGAAATTGTCGAGGATCGGAAAAAATTTTCGACAGAGAAAATTGACTTTGAGGCGATTCGGTTTGCCATTGATATTATTGAGCGGGTGATGAAAGGAAAGTACATGTTCTCTGACCAGGGAGAAAAAATCTTTTTTAATGAAAGAGAGTATACAAAGCTAAAATTTTCATCCTCAGGGCAACAAGAAGTAGTGTGGATTTTGTTGCTTATATTCACGGTTATTTTGGAACGGCGACGAGTGTTTATGGTGATTGAGGAGCCTGAGGCTCACTTGTACCCGAGCGCGCAAAAAGAAATGGTCGCCTTGTTTGCATTATTGCTAAATGCGACGGATAATACGCTAGTGATTACGACTCATAGCCCATATATTTTATCCGCTTTCAATATTTATTTGTACGCGGCTAAGATTGGAGAAAAGCTAGATCGACGCGCCGAGCCGATTGTGGACCGAAAGCTGCGCCTTTCTCCGGAGCGGTTAAAGGCCTACATGCTAGAGAGCGAGGGAGGGAGATTCCGCTACCGAAGCATTATCGATGATGAATTACGGTTAATCCAGGCCGAAGCGATCGATGAAGCATCGTCTGCCATCAACCGTGTTCTGGATGAGCTTATGGAGGCGGAGGAAGAGGGGGAATAA
- a CDS encoding macro domain-containing protein, with protein sequence MIRAMVGDLTKVEGVEYICNAANGIGPMGGGVAAAIRRAGGRVIEEEAIRVCQAQDPKPGDLYVTGAGSLPFRGVLHLVTMKQPAGATSYDIVRACLERLVAHCRENGIKKVALPALGTGVGRLDKENVAQLFVEVLGPVEDVEFVVVDIDQAFIRFVQQRQ encoded by the coding sequence ATGATTCGCGCCATGGTCGGCGATCTGACCAAAGTGGAAGGAGTCGAGTACATTTGCAATGCCGCCAACGGCATCGGGCCGATGGGCGGCGGCGTGGCAGCGGCGATCCGTCGGGCGGGGGGACGTGTGATCGAGGAGGAAGCGATCCGCGTCTGTCAAGCGCAAGACCCTAAGCCCGGCGATTTGTACGTGACAGGAGCAGGCTCGCTGCCGTTTCGCGGGGTCCTTCACTTAGTGACGATGAAGCAGCCTGCAGGGGCGACGTCGTATGACATCGTTCGGGCGTGTCTCGAGCGGCTCGTCGCGCACTGTCGGGAGAACGGAATCAAGAAGGTGGCGTTGCCAGCGCTAGGGACAGGCGTCGGAAGGCTTGACAAAGAAAACGTGGCGCAGTTGTTTGTCGAGGTGTTGGGTCCGGTCGAGGATGTAGAGTTTGTGGTGGTGGATATTGATCAAGCATTCATCCGTTTTGTCCAACAGCGCCAATAA